The Chryseobacterium nakagawai genome has a segment encoding these proteins:
- a CDS encoding glutathione peroxidase, with amino-acid sequence MKNIFLMLLSFIAFLQSCTNQKSEISQAKTKELMGKTIYDFKVESLDGKEINFADFKGKKILIVNTASECGFTSQYADLEKLYEEYKDKLVIVGFPANNFGGQEPGTNAEIGTFCQKNYGVTFPMAAKVSVKGDDTAPIFKYLTEQELNGVKNTAILWNFTKFLVDENGKLIDSFVSTTKPTSESITKYLK; translated from the coding sequence ATGAAAAATATTTTTTTAATGCTGCTTTCTTTTATCGCGTTTCTGCAAAGCTGCACCAATCAAAAAAGTGAAATTTCTCAAGCTAAAACCAAAGAACTTATGGGAAAAACAATATATGACTTTAAAGTTGAAAGCCTTGATGGTAAGGAAATCAACTTTGCAGATTTCAAAGGAAAGAAAATCCTGATCGTGAATACGGCTTCTGAGTGTGGATTTACTTCTCAGTATGCAGACCTTGAAAAGCTATATGAAGAATATAAGGACAAACTGGTGATTGTAGGCTTCCCTGCCAATAATTTTGGTGGCCAGGAACCAGGAACCAATGCTGAAATCGGAACATTCTGCCAGAAAAACTATGGTGTGACATTTCCTATGGCAGCGAAAGTTTCTGTAAAAGGAGATGATACGGCACCTATCTTTAAATATTTAACAGAACAGGAATTGAACGGAGTAAAAAATACAGCTATCCTTTGGAACTTTACCAAATTCCTGGTTGATGAGAATGGAAAGTTGATTGATAGTTTTGTAAGTACTACAAAACCTACAAGTGAGTCAATTACAAAATATTTGAAATAA
- a CDS encoding phosphatase PAP2 family protein: MKKLRFLLLPMSILVCSQEVDTLQVKELSPVPDLPKVQTYTLKDGSVRTYPKPKLLDFVTKLPRNFIDTNKDFVAKDHAYYLGGAVASTLILLPFDQKLIDNSRELGERWGMDKDNNYTKLGGVFKIPKDIGSTLYLIGNGSTLVFLGIGFGAYGLIKNDYRAQATASGLMESLILSGVFTQTIKRITGRESPFIAEENGNKGGAWNPFPSFSAFGKYTSNYDAMPSGHLTTFMAGITVIADNYPDARWIKPVGYTLAGALCFQMMQSKVHWASDYPLALLMGYFIGKTISKSRYTTSEGTIGKTKYKFDLMASRQWEYNMVGVKLSF; the protein is encoded by the coding sequence ATGAAAAAATTGAGATTTTTGCTGCTGCCAATGTCTATACTGGTATGTTCGCAAGAAGTAGATACGTTACAGGTAAAGGAACTGTCGCCAGTACCAGACTTACCTAAAGTACAAACTTACACTCTGAAAGACGGTTCTGTCAGAACATATCCAAAACCTAAACTGCTGGATTTTGTAACCAAGCTTCCGCGAAATTTTATTGATACCAATAAAGATTTTGTAGCAAAAGATCATGCCTACTATTTAGGAGGTGCCGTTGCTTCAACACTGATCCTTTTGCCTTTTGATCAGAAACTCATCGATAACTCAAGAGAGTTGGGTGAAAGATGGGGAATGGATAAAGATAACAACTATACCAAATTGGGTGGTGTTTTCAAAATTCCCAAAGATATCGGATCTACATTGTATCTTATAGGAAATGGATCTACATTAGTATTTCTTGGAATCGGTTTCGGAGCCTATGGTTTAATTAAAAATGATTATAGAGCACAGGCAACAGCGAGTGGATTAATGGAAAGTTTAATTCTTTCCGGAGTTTTCACCCAAACGATCAAAAGAATCACTGGAAGAGAAAGTCCGTTTATTGCGGAAGAAAACGGAAATAAAGGAGGGGCATGGAATCCGTTCCCAAGTTTTTCAGCATTTGGAAAATATACTTCTAATTATGATGCCATGCCATCCGGACACTTAACTACCTTTATGGCTGGGATCACCGTTATTGCAGACAATTATCCGGATGCCCGATGGATAAAACCTGTAGGATATACATTAGCTGGAGCTTTATGTTTTCAGATGATGCAAAGTAAAGTTCATTGGGCTTCAGACTATCCTTTAGCATTATTAATGGGATATTTTATTGGAAAAACCATATCAAAAAGCAGGTATACAACCTCAGAAGGAACAATAGGAAAAACAAAATATAAATTTGACCTTATGGCATCCCGCCAATGGGAATACAATATGGTAGGCGTAAAGCTATCTTTTTAA
- the kdsB gene encoding 3-deoxy-manno-octulosonate cytidylyltransferase, with the protein MKIIAVIPARYEASRFPGKLMQILGEKTVITTTYQNVVETGLFDEVFVATDSEIILEEITKNGGKAVMTGQHETGSDRIAEAVQNIDCDIVINVQGDEPFLKLEPLKQLIEVFKQDDQQEISLASLKIKLSEKEEIENPNNVKVITDNNGFALYFSRSAIPFHREVSYDVSYFKHIGVYAFRKEALLQFSKLEMKPLEISEKIECIRYLEYGMKIKMIETNFVGVGIDTPEDLEKARKLI; encoded by the coding sequence ATGAAAATAATCGCCGTTATCCCTGCGCGCTATGAAGCAAGCCGTTTTCCGGGAAAACTGATGCAGATTCTGGGAGAAAAAACTGTTATTACAACCACTTATCAAAATGTTGTGGAAACAGGACTGTTTGATGAAGTATTTGTAGCAACAGATTCTGAAATTATTTTGGAGGAAATCACTAAGAACGGAGGAAAAGCTGTAATGACAGGACAGCATGAAACAGGAAGTGACCGTATTGCTGAAGCTGTACAAAATATAGATTGTGATATCGTTATTAATGTTCAGGGTGATGAACCATTTCTTAAGCTGGAGCCTTTGAAGCAATTGATTGAAGTTTTTAAACAAGACGATCAACAGGAGATTTCCCTGGCTTCCCTAAAAATAAAATTGTCAGAAAAAGAAGAAATAGAAAACCCCAATAATGTAAAAGTAATTACGGATAATAACGGTTTTGCCTTATATTTTAGCCGTTCCGCAATTCCTTTTCACAGAGAAGTTTCTTATGATGTGAGCTACTTTAAGCATATCGGAGTATATGCATTCAGAAAAGAAGCTTTATTACAATTTTCTAAGCTTGAAATGAAACCCCTGGAGATATCCGAAAAGATCGAATGCATTCGCTACCTGGAATATGGAATGAAAATCAAAATGATAGAAACCAATTTCGTTGGAGTAGGCATCGATACACCGGAAGACCTGGAAAAAGCAAGAAAGCTGATTTAA
- a CDS encoding histidine kinase — MKKIIYLILFTITSSLYYAQTAKEIIDKNIELSGGLTNWKLLNSVLLQGKVVLGIKDEYPIKIYQQRPNLTKTIIVIGGKETAIEGFDGNKGYAMNYAANKLQVYPEYVPENFDNDFIDWENKGFDAKYLGKEKVGEIYCHKVELTKNVNKNMYYFDTTTYMLLKEIKKEETVVYSDYKKVGNLTMPFRIESSSPKKDGDYVMLLNRIDINKVFPANIFKF, encoded by the coding sequence ATGAAAAAAATAATATACTTAATTCTTTTTACCATTACAAGTTCATTGTACTATGCTCAAACTGCAAAGGAAATTATAGATAAAAATATTGAATTATCCGGAGGTTTAACCAATTGGAAACTTTTAAATTCCGTATTGTTACAAGGAAAAGTGGTATTGGGAATTAAAGATGAATATCCTATAAAAATATATCAGCAGAGACCTAATCTTACCAAAACGATCATTGTAATTGGGGGTAAAGAAACTGCAATTGAAGGTTTTGACGGAAACAAAGGTTATGCGATGAACTATGCCGCCAATAAACTTCAGGTATATCCGGAATATGTACCGGAAAACTTTGATAATGATTTTATTGACTGGGAAAATAAAGGCTTTGATGCTAAATATCTTGGAAAAGAAAAAGTAGGTGAGATTTATTGTCATAAAGTGGAACTAACAAAGAATGTGAATAAGAATATGTATTATTTTGATACAACAACTTACATGCTTTTAAAGGAGATTAAAAAAGAAGAAACGGTAGTATATTCCGATTATAAAAAAGTAGGAAACCTTACGATGCCTTTCAGAATAGAATCTTCAAGTCCTAAAAAAGATGGAGACTATGTGATGCTTCTTAACAGAATAGATATCAACAAGGTCTTTCCTGCCAATATTTTTAAGTTTTAA
- a CDS encoding VOC family protein: protein MKKIFFAVCILAAFLSGFAFKAVTEKESDALKRVTGIGGIFFKSKEPQKMREWYKEHLGFEVNEYGSVFEWYQGADNSKKGFSQWSPFSEKTKYFQPSEKDFMINYRVHDLEKLVEQLKKENVTILDKIETYDYGKFVHIMDIEGNKIELWEPNDTEYEKLGQSMGSKTTK from the coding sequence ATGAAAAAAATATTTTTTGCAGTTTGCATTCTGGCAGCTTTTTTATCAGGATTTGCCTTTAAAGCAGTGACAGAAAAAGAATCTGACGCTCTGAAAAGAGTAACAGGGATAGGTGGAATCTTTTTTAAATCCAAAGAGCCCCAAAAAATGAGAGAATGGTATAAAGAACATTTAGGTTTTGAAGTCAATGAATATGGATCTGTCTTTGAATGGTATCAAGGAGCAGATAATTCTAAAAAAGGTTTCAGCCAATGGAGTCCTTTCAGTGAAAAAACAAAATATTTCCAACCTTCAGAAAAAGATTTTATGATTAATTATCGGGTTCATGATCTTGAAAAGTTGGTTGAGCAGTTAAAAAAAGAAAACGTAACCATTCTGGACAAAATTGAAACCTATGATTACGGGAAGTTTGTTCATATAATGGATATTGAGGGAAATAAAATAGAGCTTTGGGAACCTAATGATACTGAATATGAGAAATTGGGACAAAGCATGGGAAGTAAGACCACAAAATAA